In one window of Lewinella sp. 4G2 DNA:
- a CDS encoding HlyD family secretion protein → MKHFAFLLFLLSFTACTEEEVRSDAYGNFEAITTTVSAEANGRLLQLDVEEGQLLPAGKLIGLVDTTQLHLQRVQLQAQLRTFGKQVRTAAPDIAIYEDQKRNLIRERDRTKKLIAAKAATSRQLDELNGQIEVVNRQIAAARAKTSEANRAVLSGRGPVAAQIDVLTNQINKAYVRNPIRGTVMTKMAETSEIVGVGSPLYRIANADTLILRAYAGSVQLQRARIGQEVEVLIDAGAEAYDRLTGTISWIADRAEFTPKTIQTKEERTNLVYAIKVAVPNPVGRLKLGMPAEVNFGGADAGAGEETKKR, encoded by the coding sequence ATGAAACACTTCGCGTTCCTGTTATTCCTCCTTTCATTCACTGCCTGCACCGAAGAGGAGGTCCGCTCCGATGCCTACGGAAATTTTGAGGCCATTACAACTACCGTAAGTGCTGAAGCAAACGGTCGGCTACTGCAACTCGACGTGGAAGAAGGTCAACTACTTCCCGCGGGTAAATTGATTGGGCTGGTGGATACCACCCAGCTCCACCTGCAACGCGTACAGCTACAGGCCCAACTGAGGACCTTCGGTAAACAAGTCCGGACGGCCGCACCCGACATCGCTATTTACGAAGACCAGAAACGCAACCTGATCCGGGAGCGCGACCGCACCAAAAAGCTTATCGCGGCCAAAGCGGCAACGTCCCGCCAACTTGACGAATTGAACGGCCAGATCGAAGTCGTCAACCGGCAGATCGCGGCCGCGCGGGCTAAGACCAGCGAGGCCAACCGGGCGGTGCTCTCCGGTCGGGGTCCGGTAGCGGCGCAAATTGACGTCCTCACCAACCAGATCAACAAGGCTTACGTGCGTAACCCCATCCGGGGCACGGTGATGACAAAAATGGCGGAGACGAGCGAGATCGTTGGGGTGGGTTCGCCACTCTACCGCATCGCCAATGCCGACACGCTGATTTTACGCGCCTACGCGGGCAGCGTTCAGCTACAGCGAGCCCGCATTGGCCAGGAGGTTGAAGTCCTTATCGATGCCGGGGCCGAAGCTTACGATCGCCTCACAGGTACCATCAGCTGGATAGCGGACCGGGCGGAGTTTACTCCGAAAACCATCCAGACTAAGGAGGAGCGCACCAATCTGGTATACGCTATCAAGGTGGCGGTCCCCAATCCCGTAGGGCGCCTTAAGTTGGGGATGCCGGCGGAAGTCAATTTCGGGGGCGCGGACGCAGGTGCGGGGGAGGAAACCAAGAAGCGATGA